The genomic segment CGGAACTCGGCGACTCCGGCCGCGTCCTCGAAGACGGCGTCGAACCCGGCGGACATCAACTCCGGCCCGTAGGTGCCCGCTTCGGCGCCGCGCACCCCCAGCTTGCCGCCGATGACGATCCGCAGATCGCGCAGGTCCGGTTCGTCGCGCAGGCGGCGGACCGCTCGGGCGCCGTCGAGCGCGCCGTGTCCGTTGACGCTGCTGATGACGACCAGCTCCGGCCTGAGACGCCGGCATTCCTCGATGAGCAGGTCGTCGGGGACGCACGAGCCGATGTTGGTCACCTCGTGCCCCATCTCTTCGAGGAGGAGCTGAAGGAAGACGAGGTTCCAGGTGTGGGAGTCCGAGGAGACGCTGGAGACGAGCACGTGGTGGCCGCCGCGCTCGACGGAGGTATGGGCAAGGGGTTCCGGTGCTTCCGGCCGGTCGGCGCGGACGGACTGGACGCTGTACGAAGACAAGGAACGGCTCTTTCGACTGGCGGAATAGCGGGTCCGCGGATGGCGGATGGCGGGTGCGGGAGAAGCAGAGGGCAGGGGACGGGGCGGGGGCCCGGTCAGGGCGGCGGAGCCCCCGCCCCGTCCGGTCACGGGGCCGCGGTGACGCCGACGGGGCGCAGTGGCTTCTGCGGGGTGCTGGCGGCGGCGGGACGGGTGCGGATGGCGAGCACGGTGCAGCCGGTGCGGCTGGACATCTGGTGCTCGGTGCCCGGACCTTCGACGACGAGGTCGCCCTTGACGTACGAGATCCCGTCGCTGTGGTCCAGCACTCCGTCGAGGACCAGCATCAACTCGTAACCGAGGTGCTCGTGGAAGTCACCGTGCGCACCCGGGGGAAAGCGGAGCAACAGGCCGACGGAGTCCTCGTTCTTCGACTCGTCCGGCGCCCACAGCACGTGGTGCTCCACGCCGATACGGCCCGGCTCGGACCAGGGCACCCAGGCGAGATCGCTGAGTTCGAAGCCGCTGCGGAACACGTTCGGGATATAAGAGATGTCCGACACTGTTTACCTCTCGGGATTTCTTGGAATACCTCGAGAAGCGTATGCAGGCCTGGCCGGGGTAGTTCCCTGCTTCCGCCGATGGGCGTTATCAAGATTTTCGATGGCGGCCGGAAAAAGAAAGGGCGGGTGGGGGTGCGGACCGAATCGGTCCGCACCCCCACCCGCCCTCTCGATGGGGTACTGAATGGCGTCACGCCATTTGTGTCACCGCTTCCCTGCCGACGCGCGTCGCCACGTCGCACACGGCCGAGACGGCCGCCCTGGCGAGTTCCGGGCCGGCCCACAGGGCGCGAACCCCGAGCTGGGCCCGGGGGAGACCCGGCAGCACCGCCAGGTGATGGCCCTCCTCGGGCTGACGTAACGATTCGCTCGGAAGCATGGCGATGCCGTATCCGGTGCGGGCCAACTGGCGGGCTCCGCCCATCGATCCGGCCTCGATGACCTGCGGGTCGATGCCGTACGCCTCGCGCAGGGCGGTGACCAGGATGTGGTGCGAGGCGCAGTCGGGGTCGACCGCGAGCACGCGGACGGAGGCCAGTGAGGTAGCCAGGTCCGCGGACTCCACGAGAGCCGTGGATCCCACCGGCACCACTTCGAGAGGGGGAAGCTCCTCGATGACGATGCCGGCGGGCGCGTTCTCGGGAGCGGAGCAGTCGCCGTGCACCAGGGCCACATCCACCTCGCCGGTGCGTACCGCCTCGTAGGCGTTGCTCATGGCCAACTGCCGGGGTGAGACCTGGACCTTGGGGTAGCGGTAGCGGCAGTCACGGATCAGCGAACCGATCCGGGTCTCCAGCAGCAGGGCCGAGGCGCCGATGGTCGTGCGTCCCTCCGTCTCGCCCGATGGATTGAGCGCGCTGGCCATTTCGTCGACGACGTGGAATATTCGAGTCGTGTATTCGTGAAATATTTCCCCCGACGCTGTCAGGCGGACGCCGTGTGGCAGTCGCTGGACCAGCTGCATGCCGACGCGCGATTCCAGCGAACGAATATGAGACGTGACGCTGGACTGTGCATAGCCCAGACTTCTGGCGGCTTTGGTGAGGCTCCCCAACCGGGCGACCTCACGAAATGTCCTGAGTTGATAGAGCGCAAGATCTATCGTCACGGTCCCCCCCATGAGACACGTATCCCCTGTGGAAAAAGCCGATCCGGTCGTTCCGGCAGGGGCGCCGGGAAAGACCTCGCGACGCGTGCCCTGGAATCGGCCACTCCGGAAAGGCGGCCCTCTTCCCCAAGGGTCGTTCTTCCGGGACACTCATCATTCTAACGGCTCAGTGATCGATGTTGCGTTATGTAAGAATCCTGCCATAGGCATGTGCCTCCGACAAGTCACGTCCCCATTCACCCCGTAAGGACCCCTCATGCTCCCCGACGCTCCTGCTTCGGCGCCGGCGGACATCCCTCCGCTGAACGGCGAACCCCTGCCTCTTGAGTTCGTCAACACCGTCTTCCCCGTGCGCGGCGCGCTGTGCGACGGCTTCCGCACCCCGGAGCACGTCGCCTGGTGGTTGGGCGCGTGCCGTCACCGATTCGCGACGCATATCCCGGACAGCGCGCTGTCCGGGATCGGCGCCTCCGACACGCACTGCTTCGTCCTGCTCAGGGATGCGGCCCGCCGACTGGTCGACGCCTATGTCCACCAGCACGATTCCGATCCCTGGGACGTGGCCCAGGTCAACAGGGTGTCG from the Streptomyces sp. NBC_00310 genome contains:
- a CDS encoding substrate-binding domain-containing protein; translation: MASALNPSGETEGRTTIGASALLLETRIGSLIRDCRYRYPKVQVSPRQLAMSNAYEAVRTGEVDVALVHGDCSAPENAPAGIVIEELPPLEVVPVGSTALVESADLATSLASVRVLAVDPDCASHHILVTALREAYGIDPQVIEAGSMGGARQLARTGYGIAMLPSESLRQPEEGHHLAVLPGLPRAQLGVRALWAGPELARAAVSAVCDVATRVGREAVTQMA
- a CDS encoding cobalamin B12-binding domain-containing protein, producing MSSYSVQSVRADRPEAPEPLAHTSVERGGHHVLVSSVSSDSHTWNLVFLQLLLEEMGHEVTNIGSCVPDDLLIEECRRLRPELVVISSVNGHGALDGARAVRRLRDEPDLRDLRIVIGGKLGVRGAEAGTYGPELMSAGFDAVFEDAAGVAEFRRYLTQAPRQALTAVGAR
- a CDS encoding cupin domain-containing protein, coding for MSDISYIPNVFRSGFELSDLAWVPWSEPGRIGVEHHVLWAPDESKNEDSVGLLLRFPPGAHGDFHEHLGYELMLVLDGVLDHSDGISYVKGDLVVEGPGTEHQMSSRTGCTVLAIRTRPAAASTPQKPLRPVGVTAAP
- a CDS encoding CGNR zinc finger domain-containing protein, producing MLPDAPASAPADIPPLNGEPLPLEFVNTVFPVRGALCDGFRTPEHVAWWLGACRHRFATHIPDSALSGIGASDTHCFVLLRDAARRLVDAYVHQHDSDPWDVAQVNRVSSLGRPWPQLRWNTGGRPMAVEVGTAPPIVAVQVEIAHALVDLLGGESGMEPRACPAPGCVFFFDRARSRREWCSTGCGNRARAARHYARHHRLSGT